A stretch of DNA from Ranitomeya variabilis isolate aRanVar5 chromosome 1, aRanVar5.hap1, whole genome shotgun sequence:
GGATGCGCAGCTCCACGCCATTCATTTCCCGAGATAGGTAAGCACTGTACTCGACTGTGACCATAAAGAACTAATGCTCATAGTCAATCTGTTACATTCAGATTCAGATGATGCTCTGCAGAGCCCCATTGTCAGGATCCTTGGGGGTCccagtcagggctgtggagtcggtaagccaaacctctgactcctcagtCTCCATgattccgactccaccaaaatgggctcggaCTCCACAGCTCTGGTCCCAGTGATGGTGAGAGTTAGGTTCTGCAGAGCATGATGTGAATGTAGCAGAGCATGATGTGAATGTAGCACCTCAGCGTCATTGGCAGCAGCCAACTACAGTTAACACCTATCTCTCAGTCCCATAAGCAATGACTGAAGCTGCGCATCCTCCATCTCCGCCTCAATCAGGCAGTCGGACCCCCATCAATCAGTAAATTAGCCCCTAGCCTATGGATAGGGGATTACTTGATATCTTGGGCTAATCCCTTTTCAGCATTGCTGGATGTATAACGCGAGTCTTCCCTCTTGCTCCTTCCGCAGACTCTCTTGCCTGAGATCTCTGACGTTGCGTGGCCCTCTCTGGAGGATGATGCTGGTTGTGTGACACGTCTGGAGGACGGCAGTGTAAACGTTTCCTCGTTGGATGGACATGCTCATTTGTACATGACGGCGCTACAGAAGGAATTGACTGTGAAGTTCTTATGTCAGCTCAGCTGTGCTCCAGAAAATACAACCCACAATAAAGAGAACACTGACCCCCAAATGGCAAAGATCTACCCCACAAGAAACGTGAACAGGTCAAAATATTCCTCCTGGGTCCTCCCACCAGAGTCCCCGTTATGTCTGACAAAACACGCCTGCCTGTACACGTGGCTGCTGCAGCGCTTCTCTGTGGCCGACTGTCCACCGTCATTTCAGTATCCCATGGACTCAGCGCTTCGCTTCCACCGAGAGTTTCCCCGACAAGGTGATGATATAAAGCAACTTGTGGATGAAGAGGAGACTGCAACTGAGTCTAATTCTCGAGAAATAAAAACAGTGTCGGCTTTACCAAGAGCGTTACCACTAACCTGCTCTGCCGCACACGTGCACAGGTAGGGGTCACATCGCAGCCCTCTGGGGACCTATTTATGGGCTGCGGAACAAAGATTAAAGGGAATATCCAGAGCTTTCTGTAGAACCGAAAATGTGCCTAAGCTCGAACGGGTAGGTGTTGTGTACGGCGCTGTTCTTCCcaggcacagagcagtcacagaccgctcctgcaggCGATTCTGCtgacgtcacattgacagagcggaggcttctttaacaccttctctgctctgttgacagggtgtgACCTCCGACGTCATTCTGACTCCCCCAGTTAGACAGCGGGAATTTGGCTGTCAATCGGAACGATGTCATAAGTCACACCCTGTCGACAGAGTGTTGCGGAATAGAAgcctctgctctgttgacgtgacgtcagctggatccctgtgaccgctctgtgccggggaagaacggcgccgtgcacaacaggcaggtttaGGCACATTTTTTGATTTTTCAGaaagtcccggatatccccttCAAACAGGCGCTGCCCATTAGGACCTGCTTTTTGGTTCCTTTTATCTGAATAGTGCTGCTCCTTTGTAGAGGGCCGTCCTATATACAGTAGGGGTCTGCAGATGGGATGAGCCCCCTTGTATTTCCAGACGCAGACATTACCGGTGATGTGACTATTGGTCACGTGCTCACAATATAAGGTTGGCCTAGTTCTGTCCAGTGTCCGTACCTACATTAGGTGGGAATATAGCCGTGATGTGGAGCCCCCTGCTGAGCAATGACAGCCGGACACTATTCTTGTCCCATTCACAATGTCCAGAAAAGATATGTAGGGTTTTGTCCTCACcacgagaataaaaaataaatctatatataatCCGAGAGGACCGTGAGCAAATATCCGTGTTATTTTATGGATTCCACTGGGAGAAGGCGATGATTGATAACAGCGGGGCTAATTCTCATGTGGATTTTCCTATCGCCCCCGTAGCCTTGGATTTCTGCCATATTATAACTACACGTCCCTTttgcccagggctgtggagtcggtaagctaaacctcccactcctcaatttccatgacacccacTCCACCAAAGTGGGCTCCGACTACGACTCcagctccacagccctgcttttgcGGCCACCCTAGAATGGCTGTCTACCTCTACCCCAATATCCTGCAGCTTTGATGAATCCATTCTGTACATTGTAGCATAGTTAACCCCTTCTGGTAGGGTGTTTGGCCCCATCTGAGCTGCTGGCAGCCGTTACTTGTCATGCCCGGGTTGTCCGGCGCACATGAAGGATCCTTAAATTGTATCCAGCTCTTGCAAACTCTTCTCACTTCTTTGTACTCGATCTGGGCGCTCTGAGGCCGATCAGTAGTGTAAGCGCCATTCACACCGTGTCTCGTTACAGATGGAGCTCTTGTAGATTCTCTCTGGAAGGAGAAGACGCGCTGGCAGCTGATCCATTGCCCGTGAAGGCGGTGATCTACAATGGCGTTCTCTACAGGTGAAGCATTAGTGATCATATTTAGACTGGTTGCATTTTACTATATTGTGCACTTCATAAGGGATCTCACATTTCTCAGAGATGGGAGGATCCCATCTGGACCAGACTCAGGGGAAATAAGGTGGCGTCAAGTCCTCCTGTGTGGGTGACAATCCTCTGATTTTACAGAGGGGGTTCTGTCACTTGACGCACAAAATGCCACAGGGTCTACAGATATAGTGCCTGGCCCCTCTGTCCTATTCTTTAAAGTGTTACTTGTGACTATGCGATACTTTACCACTACACAGACACCATGAATATTTTCTAATCCGCGTGCACTGGGTAAAAAaagagcatgcatggcttataagtctcctcactctgacttgCCACTCTCCACTGGGAGAAACCTTACCCCATAGATCCTGAGCATGGAGGGCACGGGGCTGTTCCTCCGGGCAGCAGCAGTGCTGGTTGTGATGTTTTGGTGTCCAGGGGGTCAGGCCTGTGCTACCCCCTCCTGGAGTAAGTCCTGCCCATGTATGTTAATTCCTGAAGAGTATCTGATGCCTGTCAGCAGGGGAGAATGCAATAAGGGGCTCCTGAAGGAGCTTGTTGTGGGTGAAACCATCTGGATAATGAAAGTCCTGACGACACGCTCCTAGTCTGCCCTTTGTTTTCCCAATTACGGTGTACACTGTGCTGAAAGCTGTTATATAGGCTGCCCCCTGCTGGCATCTGCCTTTGTATAACTTTTAAAAAGATTTCTGGCCTATAAAAAACAAACTACTAGGTCCTCTCGCAGCCATTGTGTGCCCCCTGCCTGCAGCGCTGTGGGCCGCTGGGGTCTGTATTGCATTTATCAGAAAACATATACTGGATTTCAGCTCCGGCTGTAGACGCTGTGTAATGTTCGGCCTCATCCACAGTTTGACCGTTCATCTTATTTGTATCAGGTTCATTTTGGATGGATCCAGTGTGGTGGAAATTCACCCGGGCGATGGCTCCGTCTTTATTTCTGAGGGCGATTCTATGGGAAAATATTTCAAACATTGCTTCATAAAGGAGGACACCAAACAGGTACGTGGTGCTGAGACGTCGGTGTGCGCAGCTTCTAGTGGTCCTGACTCCATGAAGAGCATTAGTCTCATCTCTGACGTTTATAGGAGATGCAGTGGATGTGTTATAGGCAGATCCTACCCCGGTACCCCGCACCCCCGGTACCCCGCACCCCCGGTACCCCGCACCCGCAGACCTCTATCCCACCCAGTGAGGCATCCTGTGGCCGCTGCATTTAGACAGACTCTTTAGTGACtcttcattcacttctatgggacttCGCTGAGCAAGTGTCCTTGACTGTTTCATTTATGAGACATTTTATGGCAAATTATTTACAATAGGGAaaacccattaaccccttcccgacatggctATTTTATGATTTTTGCTTTTCCTGTCttgattcccagagccataacttttatttctcCATTCATATAGCATTATAAGGGCTTCTTTTTGAGGGGAAAATTGTACTTTTGAAACACACCATTTGTTTtctcatgtgatgtactggaaagtggGGGAAAAAATCAAATGCTTTTCTGACATTTAACTCCGATAcggctttttaaaatgggtcggttCCAAACATCAGAGTGTGTACGATGTCGCTCATCGGATGCAGATTTCATCCATATGATATGGAGATGTCCTCTTATTcttcattattggaaagaggtgacatcactactagcATCGTTGCTATTAATTCCTGTCCCCCTTGATCCGCTAGTTTGTATATTTGGAGTTTGGAAGGAGGAGACCTGAGATCATTACATTGACATTTTCTTGCGTGAGACGCTCTTTCTGGCACGGAAAGTATTGGCATTGCGGTGGATGGGgagcccatgtccatctgtgaggaCTTGGATTGATCTGGTTAATTCGATCATTCCATATTAACTCACGCTATATCAGAACAGAGGGTGTCCGGGAAAATGTGAAAAAATCTGGTGTAGGTGGAATTCATCCCATCTTTATAGATATGTCATGATGATGGGTTGTTTCTGGTTGGGGACATCGCATGGGGGGACAGGCACGAAGTAACACGGCGAATTAGTAGTTACAGTAGATACAGTTCTAATTCAAGAGTTTTGGttttataagttttttttttttatttacacaatgCATATGTTACAACTGATCCAACATTTATAACAATTCTAAGTTAATGCTGGTTAAAGGTGAAAATTGCATTTTATCATATGTTTAACAATGCATAGTTTATATGTACTGTGTACTATGTTCAATAATCTTGAATGCAAATGTGTATGTAACAGTttattttgttgttaataaacgaattaaaaaaaaaaatgcttttctgagagTGCCTCTGAGCCCCTCCGCTCTTTCCTTACTGTGTGTTATTTGTGTGCCCTCAGACGGACGAGCGGCTGTACACTGCGCGGGATCTGCCCCCCGACACCCCCCGGGCTCCGTATTCGGTGCGCTCGCTCATAGCCCAGGCTGCCAGGTCGGTATTCCTGTTGTGCCAGTGCTGAATGCGTCAGACTGTCCATGGGCACCAGAGTCAGGCTCTGTGCGCACACTGCgcttttttctgtgcagatttgtcacaaaacctgaatggTTTCCTGAGGCCAGTAAAGTGACTGAGCACCCTGACGTCTTATTTTTTACCTGCAGAGTTAAATCTGCAGGATGTCcctcatactaatgagtgggggaaaAATCTGCAACAGAAATTGCCGTAAAAATGTACCCAATTTACTCTGCGTTTCTCTTGCCAAGAGATGCAAAAGTGGCGAGAatcccctaagggtatgtgcacacattaagtaccgtatttttttggaccataagacgcaccacaaATGTTTGGGTCACAGAAGGCGGGGTTCCTGCTTCAGGAGGCCGGCAGCGGCAGGACTGGGGTGATGCTGGGcccgctgggaggagggggtgtcccgGCGCTACAGGCCCTGGGCTCTCCTAAGATGTCTGCACTGACCAGAGTCCTCCTTCCCATTGACTTCCCAGCCCGCATTGTTCTTGCCATAGTCCAGTAATTTGCCTGCTCGAAATTAAAATGATTTTGAGAGAAGAGCAGAGAGTTAAAGCCGCCGTCTCGTCCTGTGCTCCGTCTCGGGGTCTCTGCTGCTGGCACAGATTATACTTTACAACAGGCAGCAGACAGCAAGCTACACAGAAGGGAGCCCCCTATTGGTGGAGTTCTTTTTCTGGGTATAATTGTCATTTGTCAGACCCGAAGCATTGgcgatttgttgaagtgttctatGAATTTGCATTGGATTCAAGAATATAGAGTTATTGCTGGATTAATTAATaagttattaaagcaccactccagcatttttatttattttggcactggagtggtgctactaatctaagatcTCTGACCCCAGTATTATAATTACCAGCTTCCGTCATCCGCTCTTGGCAGCGCTGCTACGGTCTACTATTAGTAACACCACTCCagctctgcaataaaaaaaaattccactggagtggcgctttaaggctatgtgcacacgtcaggattatttgcagaaatttcctgaacaaaaccggactttttccgcaggaaatctgcatgcgtttttctcgcaTTTTTTTGAGCtgatttttctcgtttttttccggagcttcccaatgcattaaatagcgggaaatccacaaaaaatccacaaaattaatgaacatgctgcgtttttttccgcgatccttttttttcgtggaaaaaaaaacacatgtgcacaaaaattgtggattgcattctgttaatagcatgcttaatggatgcgtttttttttcgtggttttatcgcttttttatagcgaaaaagacgcgaaaaatccggaacgtgtgcacacagccttataaagAAATGCAATGAGCATCACAAGCCCAGGGGTTGACCACCGAAGGCTCCTTTTTCCACGTGCACTGACCTTTCTTCCCAATGAAGGGGCGGTCACAGCCTTCCCAAGGCAAGATTAGCAAATGTACCAACACCCGCATCCTGACTTGTTTCTAGATTTCTAGGAAAGCTGGGTTTCAGAGGCACTTTTTCATCATTAATGGATTAAACACATccttctgccacttccattgttaCGTGTTGATGGCATGTAAGCAGCAAGGGTTTGATGTCGTCTGTTTTAGTATAGAATATTATATAGGGGATGGATCTCTATTGTGGGTCCCTACGGAATATATTGGTGGCCATGTTGATAGTCTGTGGCTTGCGGATCAGAGCCCTGCGCACGTCTCCTACCTGCGGAATCCCCCGAGCCTCTGGATTAGAGGAGGATGCTGCAGGTAGAATCAGGTCTGCAGGGTTACGTTCCAGCAGCCACAGACTACAGACGTGaccgctggaccagggtcctgggAGTTTTTTGCTGAATTCTTCTTTCCTTTACTTTTTTCTTCCCAGGTTCTTGGAATTTTGCTGCAAGCACAAGCTGTCCATCATCAGTCTTCTGCCTGACACCTGCTGCTGGAGGACGGTGCGGATTTCCATGTGTCATTTCCATGTGTATTTGAATAAGCATTTTCTTGCCACTATGCAAAACGCAGGATAGAAAAGCTCAGGGTGGAGGCTACGGAAGTGATCCCAAGCCCTCAAATATGCAAAAAGGGGAAATGTGTGAGATGTTCTAGATCCTCATTGTGGCCAAATCAGACTCTGAGACCCCAAATCATCAACACTTTATACCAAAATTGGCGTGAAAAGCTGGAAAAAGCAACTATTTTTGTAAAATGCGCGGCTGTGCCAAAACTTGGGAACCTGCCCATCTCCAACAAAATGGGTGGAGCTGGGATAGGAGGCTTGACGGGGCGTGACGACCACCACTCGACGTTCCTtataccacaaatcttactccagtctctgactagAGTGATATTTGTGGTGGGTGCAGATGGACGCGTACACCACCTCGCGCCTCATTCGATTAATTAAGAATTGACTCTTAATAAGTCATGCATCTCGCACTCAACCCCGGCCCCTTATGATGACCAacgggcatgtgcacacgttgagtatttgtagcagacttttctgcaccaaaaaccagtgttggcaggaaaatactgcgtggttttgtttttttttttttgtcccattcGTTTTAATGAGTGAAAAAAGATGCAAAACACGTCACGCCGCAGATTTACAAAAATGCGTTAACTGTTCAAATTTGCAGGGAAAAAagtaggcattagacctaccggtagtAGGTTTTCTAGGAGGCCATCAGGACTGCACCATCAGGAGGTTGTCcatcttatccttgatagggaccgggacacagaagaggttaaatggcCCCTCTCTCCACCACCCCTCAGTGATTtttcaagtaccacaccaggatggatgcgacTCTATTTTATTTAGTTTTCCTTCTACATAAGTTACCGTCACATAGATAGGAATTTAAAAGGAGGGAATGTAGTTGGTGCGGTCACGATGGACTCCTGGAAAAactattaccggtaggtctaatgcctactttccaagacgtccctcctgacagcaccatcagTAGAATGCCAGAAGATACATTCATGGCAGGACCACAGCTTGGAGGATCTTCCTACCGAAGACCATCTTTTGGCCAGATAAAACTTCCCAGCTTATAGTGTCTATGTCCATGTTGCATCGCTGCAGATTTGGTCCACCGAGGCCCCTGCTTGCTCTCTCCAAGAAGTGGCTTCTGCTCTCGTGGAATGGACTCTGGTATGGATTGGAGGAGACATCCCTTCTGATATGGTTTGACCTTCCATAGCTGGCTGACTAGATGTACTAGAACCTCAGTTCCCGCCTGCACATACTTTAAATAGTATTGTCTCACCTGTCTTCCATCTGAATCGTCAAAGGTGGTTCCCCTTTAAATTAGGATTCGGCGCCTTTTTTCACATCTCCCGGAAGTGTGTTCCACAGTGCGACGCGCTCCGGGTACTAGAGGCCTGCGCGTCATCCCCCTGTAACCGGAAATGCCCTTTCTTGCTTGAATCTTCGGTGCGTATCGGAGCCGGGTGAGCCGTGAGCCCCTGAGGAGGGGAAGCGGCTCACTCCAGGAGGCACTGCTTGACTGGATAGGCCTAGGGACCGCTAGTTTGGCAGGGTGTCGGCCTCCAGACTTCCTGCAGGAGGACGGGGAGAGATGATGAgcatcccgtcctggtcctcctgcGTCAGGAGCTCCAGCTCACCGGAAGATGTAAGGTACACCTCTCTGCTCCCGTCCCTGATAGAGACAGGAAAGTCACCAAGGGGTGGTGGAGggagggaccttttaacctcttgtgtgtccctatcaaggataagaaggacaacctcctgagAGACGTCCTGAGAAATAAGcatcgtgtgcatgagatttcagaaatctgagTGCAGCGTTTTTTCGCttgaaaaatgcagcatgtgaacaGACCCCAAGTCAGTTTTATTCTATGCGCTTCAAGGTTATGTAACTGTCACTCCATAAAGTATGGTCCTAAAAGCAACCAATGACATTACAGCTTTTATTTTTTGCAAGAATGATTGAAAAATGATTGCCCATTGTTACATAGTTTTGATATAACTTTGTATTCAGGAAGCAAATGAAGAATACAAAATTTCTGTGCGAAGGTGAACATGACCTGTAAGCGTCTGAGTAATAAAATTGCCTTGTGATTCATTATTCTGGGGCTGATTCATGAGGACTGGCGGTTTGCAGGCCGGTGTTAATGAAGGGTTGGCTGGAGTACGATGCGCGGACCTATAACGAGGTGCACACCACTTAATGACTGTGGAGCGTCTCTGTGGTTGTGCCTCCCCAGATATACTACTCCattattttagtttatttttttttttgaaagttttCAAAGCGCTTTACGCCATtgttctggtgtaaaagctttgatgatttGGGGCCTCTGTTCTGTTAGATCAGGTAAAacatttttcccttccccatgacagcaccggtacatgagagatggtcccgcccccaagaacaggaaacctgcataggagataaaagatgggggcggcacctctctcctcagtttggtttcctgttcttgcggggaacctgcggtgctgcatggggagaggtctcccttgctaaggccggtctctgaccgaggtccgcggtgggagcagcggcggcggcgtgcgcgtcgcctccatacctgaAGCTGCATGGGCGTCCTTCCCCACtgcggactccccggcgtccgctcctggccggaggctgggctggaggagaaactgaaaagagcgtgcccatcacgacgctggcgccgagtGAATGGAGGAACTTCCGGGtgagaaccggaagtgacgctgtaAGCTGAaggagcggtgtgctgacactccccgggggggaggaagttgagaggcgcacacaccgcttcctggCCGGCCATATTTAAGTTACAAGGCGGCATGCAGGCACCGGTAACGGTCTCCTGCAAGATGGCAGATCCAAAGAAATCAGCGATCTCAGCAGAGaacccacagcctgtcgtggtactaagggtccggtgggtgagtgccttttgtaaggcaaaaaacatgttAGTAACTCTTgtgttttctatatatatatatgcagggaaagaaagttacctctaaacaaaggcgcctaagttggacgcggctatcgcaagtacctccagaggcatagcacttcccttcgaggatATGGGGGCCttaaaagaccccctagataaaaaggcggatgcctttctaaaatcagcctgggaagcCTCAACTTGGGTATTCAAGCCGGGAGTAGCGGCTACCTgcactgcccgtgccatggttaaatggctggaggaactaagcgaccaaataaaaaacaagtgtccaagagacagacttctagaagtcatccctccacttcaaaatgcagcaggattcctggcggacgctgccattgattcagtacggtttgctgcccgggctagtGCCCTCTCTAACTCAGGGAGAAGAGCgttatggttaaaaaactggaatgctgattttcaatcaaaagtgaagctctgtgctgtaccctgtgaggggcaatatttattcggcagggctttaaatgagattttagaaaaagcggcggacaagaagaaaccctttcctccacctcccttctttaaacGACGCTGGTATGACAAccgtcggtcctttcgaggatcggGTAGAGGccgaggccgcccaacggatagaaccacatgggggaaaccctggggtgaaaaaagagaaagagggtttcttttcaataaacctccaaaaccagatcccaaacaatgacgccatattccaggtgggaggaaggttacggttttttgtccatcagtgggtaaccttacagccgtctccatggataatcaacttgttatcagacggcCTACGATTAAACTTCATCTCCCTGCCTCctcaccgaataaaagttactcgggtggccaaaaagaaccagttagtcctcgaaaaagaagttcgtcttcttttagacaaaaaagtcctggtaagagtacctccacaggaaatagggagggggttttacagcacccttttccttACTCCAAAACCGGACGGGTCTTTAAGAACAATCTTCAacctaaaagaattaaacaaattcatccgagtggaaaaattcaaaatggagactctgagaactgcggtaaaactgctgtatccaggatgttatatggcagtcatagaccttaccgatgcctattatcatgtgccaatcagcagagagcatcaacaattcctgaggttggtggtgcagctggggcaggtctacacccacctacaataccaatgtctcccctttggggtatcagtggctcctcgtatctttacgaaaataatttcggaagtagcatccttcgtaaggagagaaaacattctactagtgccctatttggacgatttcctccttatagccgacaatcaagaagattgcataaaagcagttacgacagtacgagagctgcttaccaaactagggtggataataaatttaaaaaaatcaagattgaaTCCGGTCCAGATACAAGAGTTCCTAGGAATACAATTAAATTCAATCAGACATgtctgtatccttccagacagaaAAGTCGAGGCCATAAAACAACGAGTAAGACAAATACAGTTGGCCCAATAtgtctcggtgagggaagccatgtccctcctaggtatgctaactgcaacaattccagcagtccaatgggcacaacttcattcaagggacctacagtggcagatcctgtcagaacaaacaaaaaTACCTTACAACTTAAATcgaaaaatcgtattgtcacaacatgtacGGGACTCTCTaaactggtggctagattccgaaaatctaaaaaaaggggtcccatggtcaatccagaatccggtggtaCTTACCACAGATGTGAGCCCGTTAGGTTGGGGggcacacctatcagatcggatcctacaggggCTATGGGATCCACAAATGCAATTAGCCTCCTCAAACTTGAAAGAATTAACAGCGGTAAGGCAAGCGATTCTTCAAACGGAGGAGGATGTCAAAGGGAAACATCTGgtagtgttgtccgacaacagcacaacggtgtcgtatataaatcgacaggggggaaccagatcaagtcccctaatggaagaagcaggaagactatttctttgggccgaaaaccaccttttatctCTCACAAGTACACACTTGAAGCGGTCGGACAACTTtgcagattttctgagtcgtcacaTCCTGCACCAAGGCGAGTGGTCGCTGaatcaaagaatatttggagaaatctgtgccatctgggggcttcctcaagtggatcttttttccacaaggcagaatcgaaaagtagaaagattctactctctaaacccgaaagaaaacccggaaggagtagatgcgttactgcaccaatggagattccaactagcctatgcgtttcaCCCAATCCCATTAATCCCCACAGTCCTGAAaaagatccgagaagagaaatcgcgcataatcttaatcgcacccttctggccaaagagagcttggttcacttgactcagacgtatgtccatctcggacccatggatacttccagaggtcccaagtcttctgcaccagggtccagtgacacatcctcaggttcacagcctacaccttactgcttggaacttgagaggggacttctagcaaaggggttctcggatccgttggttactactctactgtccagtagaaagAAGATCACGGCTGATAAATACCAAagggtatggggaaaatttttagaattctcaggccgaCGGATAACAGATACCGTTCAGAAAGTCCCTATATCAGAAATCCTAGAATTTCTCCAAAAGGGGCTGGAAagaggattatctaccagcaccctaaaagtgcaagtctcggcgcttagtgccctgtttgaccaaaaattggctgatcacccctgggtgtataggttcattcgggcctcctttacagccaggccatttaaacctcgtccaaaggtcgctccctgggatttaaatttagttttaaatgccttGACCTCTTCTCCTtttgagcctctttcctccatatcggaaaaagcgctaactttAAAAACGGTCCTTCtcattgcccttacctcagccagacgcattagtgagcttcaggctatatctatagaccctccttacactacatttctagaggacagggtaattataaaatctgatccggccttcttaccaaaggtcaactcgaaatttcacagggaccaggagatagtcttgccttcattttgtgccaatccaaaatcccagggagaagaaaccttccatt
This window harbors:
- the C1H5orf34 gene encoding uncharacterized protein C5orf34 homolog isoform X1, which produces MSAPGALLLLYADDSVQAQFGDGARLLLSPCGTEFMYERPQAGGHSVQRTGRHRTEYVTSGCREQVLQALKFRNTFSSRPFLPLSLVPSEQVMTLLPEISDVAWPSLEDDAGCVTRLEDGSVNVSSLDGHAHLYMTALQKELTVKFLCQLSCAPENTTHNKENTDPQMAKIYPTRNVNRSKYSSWVLPPESPLCLTKHACLYTWLLQRFSVADCPPSFQYPMDSALRFHREFPRQGDDIKQLVDEEETATESNSREIKTVSALPRALPLTCSAAHVHRWSSCRFSLEGEDALAADPLPVKAVIYNGVLYRFILDGSSVVEIHPGDGSVFISEGDSMGKYFKHCFIKEDTKQTDERLYTARDLPPDTPRAPYSVRSLIAQAARFLEFCCKHKLSIISLLPDTCCWRTGSGPASRAVAPVLLEQSFIPNQGLFAVYSNNAVYASYVDGVLLHMIWGFANFNTNEECPDSTALQKSSGSARHERFAYCCLRFPNGSSKLVEMEDPGEYASYIRTAVAWCRRLDEKSLGEITTRATTETEMVKGFGTVVRELQKIQRFNVLSENGCAQSPRNDTTRPSWLDNDDGGGGDMNIQAILEKTAKAIQDIDSLLSCRSYRCADQGVRP
- the C1H5orf34 gene encoding uncharacterized protein C5orf34 homolog isoform X2 gives rise to the protein MSAPGALLLLYADDSVQAQFGDGARLLLSPCGTEFMYERPQAGGHSVQRTGRHRTEYVTSGCRTLLPEISDVAWPSLEDDAGCVTRLEDGSVNVSSLDGHAHLYMTALQKELTVKFLCQLSCAPENTTHNKENTDPQMAKIYPTRNVNRSKYSSWVLPPESPLCLTKHACLYTWLLQRFSVADCPPSFQYPMDSALRFHREFPRQGDDIKQLVDEEETATESNSREIKTVSALPRALPLTCSAAHVHRWSSCRFSLEGEDALAADPLPVKAVIYNGVLYRFILDGSSVVEIHPGDGSVFISEGDSMGKYFKHCFIKEDTKQTDERLYTARDLPPDTPRAPYSVRSLIAQAARFLEFCCKHKLSIISLLPDTCCWRTGSGPASRAVAPVLLEQSFIPNQGLFAVYSNNAVYASYVDGVLLHMIWGFANFNTNEECPDSTALQKSSGSARHERFAYCCLRFPNGSSKLVEMEDPGEYASYIRTAVAWCRRLDEKSLGEITTRATTETEMVKGFGTVVRELQKIQRFNVLSENGCAQSPRNDTTRPSWLDNDDGGGGDMNIQAILEKTAKAIQDIDSLLSCRSYRCADQGVRP
- the C1H5orf34 gene encoding uncharacterized protein C5orf34 homolog isoform X3 — protein: MSAPGALLLLYADDSVQAQFGDGARLLLSPCGTEFMYERPQAGGHSVQRTGRHRTEYVTSGCREQVLQALKFRNTFSSRPFLPLSLVPSEQVMTLLPEISDVAWPSLEDDAGCVTRLEDGSVNVSSLDGHAHLYMTALQKELTVKFLCQLSCAPENTTHNKENTDPQMAKIYPTRNVNRSKYSSWVLPPESPLCLTKHACLYTWLLQRFSVADCPPSFQYPMDSALRFHREFPRQGDDIKQLVDEEETATESNSREIKTVSALPRALPLTCSAAHVHRWSSCRFSLEGEDALAADPLPVKAVIYNGVLYRFILDGSSVVEIHPGDGSVFISEGDSMGKYFKHCFIKEDTKQTDERLYTARDLPPDTPRAPYSVRSLIAQAARFLEFCCKHKLSIISLLPDTCCWRTCPDSTALQKSSGSARHERFAYCCLRFPNGSSKLVEMEDPGEYASYIRTAVAWCRRLDEKSLGEITTRATTETEMVKGFGTVVRELQKIQRFNVLSENGCAQSPRNDTTRPSWLDNDDGGGGDMNIQAILEKTAKAIQDIDSLLSCRSYRCADQGVRP